The Urocitellus parryii isolate mUroPar1 chromosome 6, mUroPar1.hap1, whole genome shotgun sequence genome includes a window with the following:
- the Stoml1 gene encoding stomatin-like protein 1 isoform X2: MEEYSPQGRNPGTCHLLCSWRRYTEQKDIPQSWPSCLCHGLISFLGFLLLMITFPISGWFALKIVPTYERMIVFRLGRIRTPQGPGMVLLLPFIDSFQRVDLRTRAFNVPPCKLASKDGAVLSVGADVQFRIWDPVLSVMTVKDLNTATRMTAQNAMTKALLRRPLREIQMEKLKISDQLLLEINDVTRAWGLEVDRVELAVEAVLQQPQDSPAGSSLDSTLQQLALHLLGGGMNSVAGGTPSAGPALLATPADTLEMVSEVEPPASQGLKQPVAEGLLTALEPFLSEVLVSQVGACYQFNVILPSGTQSIYFLDLTTGRGRVGHGVPEGVPDVVVEMAEADLRALLCRELRPLGAYMSGRLKVKGDLAVAMKLEAVLRALK; encoded by the exons ATATACCCCAAAGctggccctcctgcctctgccatgGCCTCATCAGTTTCTTGGGGTTCTTGCTGCTGATGATCACTTTCCCCATTTCTGGCTGGTTTGCCCTGAAG ATTGTGCCCACCTATGAGCGGATGATTGTGTTTCGACTGGGCCGGATCCGCACCCCCCAGGGACCTGGCATGGTTCTGCTCCTGCCCTTCATTGACTCCTTTCAGAGAGTGGATCTGAGGACACGAGCCTTCAATGTCCCTCCTTGCAAG TTGGCCTCTAAGGATGGGGCTGTGCTGTCTGTGGGGGCTGATGTCCAGTTCCGTATCTGGGACCCAGTGCTGTCGGTGATGACTGTAAAGGACCTAAATACAGCCACGCGCATGACAGCCCAGAATGCCATGACCAAGGCTCTGCTCAGAAGGCCACTGCGGGAGATCCAGATGGAGAAGCTCAAGATCAGCGATCAGCTCCTG CTGGAGATCAACGATGTGACCAGGGCCTGGGGGCTAGAGGTGGACCGCGTAGAGCTGGCAGTGGAGGCCGTGCTACAGCAGCCCCAGGACAGCCCAGCCGGGTCCAGCCTGGACAGCACCCTCCAGCAGCTGGCCCTCCACTTGCTGGGAGGGGGCATGAACTCAGTGGCAGGAGGTACTCCATCTGCTGGGCCAG cacttttgGCCACCCCAGCAGATACCCTGGAGATGGTGAGCGAAGTGGAGCCACCTGCATCTCAGGGCCTGAAGCAGCCTGTGGCTGAGGGGCTGCTGACTGCTCTGGAGCCTTTCCTGTCTGAAGTGCTGGTCAGCCAGGTTGGGGCCTGCTACCAGTTCAATGTCATCCTTCCCAGTGGCACCCAGAGCATCTACTTCCTGGATCTCACCACAG GGCGAGGCAGGGTGGGACATGGGGTTCCTGAAGGTGTCCCCGACGTGGTGGTGGAGATGGCTGAGGCAGACCTGCGGGCTCTGTTGTGCAGGGAGCTGCGGCCCCTGGGGGCCTACATGAGTGGGCGACTGAAGGTGAAGGGCGACCTGGCAGTGGCCATGAAGCTGGAGGCAGTCCTAAGGGCCCTGAAGTAG
- the Stoml1 gene encoding stomatin-like protein 1 isoform X3, with amino-acid sequence MITFPISGWFALKIVPTYERMIVFRLGRIRTPQGPGMVLLLPFIDSFQRVDLRTRAFNVPPCKLASKDGAVLSVGADVQFRIWDPVLSVMTVKDLNTATRMTAQNAMTKALLRRPLREIQMEKLKISDQLLLEINDVTRAWGLEVDRVELAVEAVLQQPQDSPAGSSLDSTLQQLALHLLGGGMNSVAGGTPSAGPALLATPADTLEMVSEVEPPASQGLKQPVAEGLLTALEPFLSEVLVSQVGACYQFNVILPSGTQSIYFLDLTTGRGRVGHGVPEGVPDVVVEMAEADLRALLCRELRPLGAYMSGRLKVKGDLAVAMKLEAVLRALK; translated from the exons ATGATCACTTTCCCCATTTCTGGCTGGTTTGCCCTGAAG ATTGTGCCCACCTATGAGCGGATGATTGTGTTTCGACTGGGCCGGATCCGCACCCCCCAGGGACCTGGCATGGTTCTGCTCCTGCCCTTCATTGACTCCTTTCAGAGAGTGGATCTGAGGACACGAGCCTTCAATGTCCCTCCTTGCAAG TTGGCCTCTAAGGATGGGGCTGTGCTGTCTGTGGGGGCTGATGTCCAGTTCCGTATCTGGGACCCAGTGCTGTCGGTGATGACTGTAAAGGACCTAAATACAGCCACGCGCATGACAGCCCAGAATGCCATGACCAAGGCTCTGCTCAGAAGGCCACTGCGGGAGATCCAGATGGAGAAGCTCAAGATCAGCGATCAGCTCCTG CTGGAGATCAACGATGTGACCAGGGCCTGGGGGCTAGAGGTGGACCGCGTAGAGCTGGCAGTGGAGGCCGTGCTACAGCAGCCCCAGGACAGCCCAGCCGGGTCCAGCCTGGACAGCACCCTCCAGCAGCTGGCCCTCCACTTGCTGGGAGGGGGCATGAACTCAGTGGCAGGAGGTACTCCATCTGCTGGGCCAG cacttttgGCCACCCCAGCAGATACCCTGGAGATGGTGAGCGAAGTGGAGCCACCTGCATCTCAGGGCCTGAAGCAGCCTGTGGCTGAGGGGCTGCTGACTGCTCTGGAGCCTTTCCTGTCTGAAGTGCTGGTCAGCCAGGTTGGGGCCTGCTACCAGTTCAATGTCATCCTTCCCAGTGGCACCCAGAGCATCTACTTCCTGGATCTCACCACAG GGCGAGGCAGGGTGGGACATGGGGTTCCTGAAGGTGTCCCCGACGTGGTGGTGGAGATGGCTGAGGCAGACCTGCGGGCTCTGTTGTGCAGGGAGCTGCGGCCCCTGGGGGCCTACATGAGTGGGCGACTGAAGGTGAAGGGCGACCTGGCAGTGGCCATGAAGCTGGAGGCAGTCCTAAGGGCCCTGAAGTAG